The genomic stretch GTTGCTCGAATCGGCGTACGTATCAAATCCCCACGCTCGCATTCGCTACGACGATGCTACGCAAACCTTTCAGCTCGCGTCCTTCAGCCGGAACGAAACCCGCGTGAACGAACAGCTTATTCCCCGTAGTGAACCGGCTAGTCCACAGTGGTATACGTTACCCGACAAGGCCCAAATTCTGCTCAACAGTATGGTAACGCTACACTTCCAACGGACTCTGTAATCATGATCGACGCGCTACTTGTCTTTGTCTTGCTGCTATTCGTCATATTTCTAGTGCTGAAACATTTTCAGGATTTACCTCGATAGGTTATTGACAGGATTAACAGAGTTATTAGTCATAGTTTGTTTTCTGACAGGATTAACATGATTTACAGGATGCGAACGACAATAATCCTGTGAATCCTGTTAATCCTGTCGAAGAAAACATGACAACAATCCTGTAAATCATGTTAATCCTGTCAAATAATAAGCTTGAATGAAATCATTACTGTTCACCGGTAAGACCGACGTAGGCCAGCGCCGAACCGATAATCAGGACGCTTTTATCTGTTCAACGATCTGGGCGGAAACCAGTGGGTTACTGGGAGTCATCGACGGTGTTGGTGGTTACGCCGGGGGCGACCGGGCAGCGGCTATTGCCAAAGAATCGATTGAGCAATACATGGCAACGCCCAACGGGAACCCGTTGTCGATGCTACGCGAAGCAGTCGTATTCGCCAATAACCAAATCAATACCCAACGTCAGCAGGAGCCTCGACTGGCGCAGATGTGCTGCGTGCTGACCACCGCCGTAGCCGATACCCAATCGGGTAAGCTGTATTACGTACACGTGGGCGATACGCGCCTGTACCGGTACCGGCAGGGCGTTCTCGAAAAGCTAACCTACGATCATTCGCTGGTTGGCGTTCGGGAAGATGCCAACCAGCTCACCGAAGCCGAAGCGATGCAGCACCCACGCCGGAACGAAATATTGCGGGATGTGGGGTCGATGGTGCACCGGGTCGATGACCCTGATTTTCTGGAGTCGGGAGAAACCGATTTTCTGCCGGGCGATTGGCTATTGTTCTGTAGCGACGGCCTGACGGATATGATTACACAGGCGCAAATCAAAGCAGTCCTGGATCAGAAACGTAGCCTTGACGAGCAAACGACCGAGCTGATCCGGCTAGCGAACAAGCAGGGTGGGAATGATAACATTACGGTCGTTCTGGCCAAAAATAACGCATCAGCTACCGAACCTGCGCCAGCATTGACCGAGGCAACAGAGACCCCAGCGTCCAGCGTGCAACCCGTAGCCGTTCCGCTTGTCGAAAAGGCAACACCGGTTGATACGAAGCCAGCCCGAAAGCGCCCGGTCGGGTTATGGGTTCTATTTAGTTTGTTCGCGATCGGACTGATTGCAGCCATCGTGTGGTACCAATTCCAGCCATCCAGCCAATCGGATGCCCGGACAGCTGACAGCCTGACCATTAGTCAACCAGGCTCGACAGTAGGGGCAGTTTCCCGATTTGATTCGTTATTACAGAACGCTTATCGCAGCAAAGACCATCGGCTGCTTTTGCCTGCCGATACGTTTCGGCTGACGAAACCTTTGCTAATAACCGATTCGTTGCTGAGCATTGTGGGTGATAACCGACTAACCGTTCTTATGCCCGCCGATTCTACGCAAGTGCCAGTAGCGTTACGGATTACCCGTTCAGGAGCCGTGCCACTGGAAAATATAACGATCAGTGGATTCAAGACCGGTATTGAGACAATCCGCGACGCGAAGTTGCAACTCTCAAACGTGTACTTTGCTAATGTGGGCTTACCAATTAGTGCCGCTGTTCGACAAGATACCTTCCGCAAAACCGTTGTAATCCTGTCCGTACAAAATGGGCCAGATTCAATTAAAACAAGACGCCAGTAATGTCTACGATTCGATTTGACACACGGTTTCCGGGTTACGAAGTGCTAAGCGAATTAGGACGTAGCAATGCGCGTATCCTGAAAGCCCGTCATGTGGCAACGGGTGATTTGGTCGCGATAAAGCACTTTGCGCTCAACACCGACGCCGAAACCCTCCGCCGGTTTAGCCGGGAGTCAGCGATTATGACCAGCATTGCTCATCCCAACATCGTAAAGGTGCGGGAGGTACAACTGGAAGCGGAATTGCCTTACCTGGTCATGGAACTGATTGAGGGGGGAAGTCTGAACCAGCTCATCGCCAGTCAGGGCGGGCTGGATGTACCAACAGTCAGTCGATTAGGACTGCAAATGGCCAGTGCGTTCAAGGCGATTCATCCGCAGGGTATCGTTCACCGCGATATCAAACCGGAAAATATTCTGTACCGTCCCTTGCCTAGTGGTGAACTCCATTTTCTGTTAACGGATTTTGGCGTCGCCCGCCTGCACGAGCAATCGACTACAATGACGGGGCAGTCACTAATGACCTACGAATACGCATCGCCCGAGCAGTTTAACGACCCAAAAGGCGTTGGCGTCGCAACGGATTATTACTCGTTAGGCGTGGTTCTGTACGAATGTCTGCATGGAAGCGTACCCTTTGCGCTGGATGATCATACGGGTATTGTCACGTTCATGAATAAAGTGCTGACGGAAGCACCGCCCGCCCTGCCCATTTCGTCGAACGATCAGGCCATTAGCCCATTCACGGAAGTATTACGGGGTTTATTGCAGAAGAAAGCCGCCGACCGGCTAAGCGATCCGGATGAATTAACCTGGCTGATCAAGCAGGCTGAACTAGGCTATTTACAGACAAATCGGGCTCCTAAGGTCCCGACCTCCGCTGTAGAGTCC from Spirosoma oryzicola encodes the following:
- a CDS encoding serine/threonine protein kinase, translating into MSTIRFDTRFPGYEVLSELGRSNARILKARHVATGDLVAIKHFALNTDAETLRRFSRESAIMTSIAHPNIVKVREVQLEAELPYLVMELIEGGSLNQLIASQGGLDVPTVSRLGLQMASAFKAIHPQGIVHRDIKPENILYRPLPSGELHFLLTDFGVARLHEQSTTMTGQSLMTYEYASPEQFNDPKGVGVATDYYSLGVVLYECLHGSVPFALDDHTGIVTFMNKVLTEAPPALPISSNDQAISPFTEVLRGLLQKKAADRLSDPDELTWLIKQAELGYLQTNRAPKVPTSAVESVKTTQSREPETNKANVVNAALPDAKPTPRSASRPPKNDGLKWTILALVILLGVVGLYFAVLKPKASPSTKLADVPTATGTTAGGTDVAEETARHQREAEEAIRQEQLRQEALAAVDGLAVKVNDYRVGLFGGIKNVQLQLSNPSPVTFSSVVVKVNYYKDNGGLYKAEKVYFNNVGPNSSLIETAPNSDRGTKLTYKIIGHQFAPPLDSLMSKASADSLH
- a CDS encoding PP2C family protein-serine/threonine phosphatase, with protein sequence MKSLLFTGKTDVGQRRTDNQDAFICSTIWAETSGLLGVIDGVGGYAGGDRAAAIAKESIEQYMATPNGNPLSMLREAVVFANNQINTQRQQEPRLAQMCCVLTTAVADTQSGKLYYVHVGDTRLYRYRQGVLEKLTYDHSLVGVREDANQLTEAEAMQHPRRNEILRDVGSMVHRVDDPDFLESGETDFLPGDWLLFCSDGLTDMITQAQIKAVLDQKRSLDEQTTELIRLANKQGGNDNITVVLAKNNASATEPAPALTEATETPASSVQPVAVPLVEKATPVDTKPARKRPVGLWVLFSLFAIGLIAAIVWYQFQPSSQSDARTADSLTISQPGSTVGAVSRFDSLLQNAYRSKDHRLLLPADTFRLTKPLLITDSLLSIVGDNRLTVLMPADSTQVPVALRITRSGAVPLENITISGFKTGIETIRDAKLQLSNVYFANVGLPISAAVRQDTFRKTVVILSVQNGPDSIKTRRQ